The following proteins are co-located in the Cyprinus carpio isolate SPL01 chromosome B19, ASM1834038v1, whole genome shotgun sequence genome:
- the rnmt gene encoding mRNA cap guanine-N7 methyltransferase isoform X1 has protein sequence MRNFNNWLKSVLIAEILDKVKERRREVTVLDLGCGKGGDLLKWKKGRIDKLVCADIAAVSIEQCQQRYNDMRRRGHPNDRTFSAQFITADCSRELLSGKLRDPELRFDVCSCQFVCHYSFESEQQADTMLRNACERLRPGGFFIGTTPDAYEMVKRLEASDSNSFGNEVFRVSFQKKGVYPLFGCQYDFSLEGVVNVPEFLVYFPLFEEMAKKYNMRLVYKKTFKEFFEEKVKDEKNKVLMQWMQALEQYPPDERGQLASDSPGEYDHAKRIAANPAARRPLGTLSKSEWEATSIYLVYVFEKMS, from the exons ATGCGCAACTTCAACAACTGGCTGAAGAGTGTCCTCATAG CGGAGATCCTGGACAAGGTGAAGGAAAGACGGAGAGAGGTGACCGTGCTGGACCTGGGCTGTGGAAAAGGAGGAGACCTCCTCAAATGGAAGAAAGGACGTATTGATAAACTGGTGTGTGCAG ATATCGCTGCTGTGTCCATCGAGCAGTGTCAGCAGCGCTATAATGACATGAGACGGAGGGGTCACCCAAACGACCGCACCTTCTCAGCCCAGTTCATCACCGCAGACTGCAGCAGG gaGCTGCTGTCTGGGAAGCTGCGAGACCCTGAGCTGCGGTTTGACGTGTGCAGCTGTCAGTTTGTGTGTCATTATTCGTTTGAGAGCGAACAGCAGGCTGACACTATGCTGAGAAACGCCTGTGAGAGACTGCGGCCGGGAGGATTCTTCATCGGAACCACTCCAGATGCATATGAGATGGT GAAGCGTTTAGAGGCCTCAGACTCGAACAGCTTTGGAAATGAAGTGTTCAGGGTGAGCTTCCAGAAGAAGGGAGTCTACCCTCTGTTCGGCTGTCAGTATGACTTCAGTCTGGAGGGGGTGGTCAACGTCCCAGAGTTTCTGGTGTATTTCCCGCTGTTTGAGGA AATGGCGAAAAAGTACAACATGCGTCTGGTTTACAAGAAAACCTTTAAAGAGTTCTTTGAGGAGAAGGTTAAAGATGAGAAGAATAAGGTTCTGATGCAGTGGATGCAGGCGCTGGAG CAATACCCTCCGGACGAGAGGGGCCAACTAGCGTCCGACAGTCCGGGGGAGTACGACCACGCCAAGAGAATCGCTGCCAATCCTGCTGCCAGACGTCCACTG GGGACCTTGAGCAAGTCTGAGTGGGAGGCTACAA GCATATACCTGGTGTATGTGTTTGAGAAAATGTCATGA